One segment of Acidimicrobiales bacterium DNA contains the following:
- a CDS encoding VOC family protein translates to MRITRLNHAVLYVRSARRIAEFYQEVMGFSLVISDPMDRFAFLRAGESENHHDLALFSVGEQAGPPSGGRTVGLYHIAWEVPTLADLKAAERRLAEAGALIGASDHGVNKSLYSRDPDGNEFEVMWLVPPTEWGDEENEAIVRPLDLDGDVRRFGSQEVTWRLEVLEG, encoded by the coding sequence ATGAGGATCACACGACTGAACCATGCGGTGCTCTATGTCCGCAGCGCCCGCCGAATTGCCGAGTTCTACCAGGAGGTGATGGGGTTCTCGCTGGTCATCTCCGATCCGATGGACCGGTTCGCGTTCCTTCGGGCGGGCGAGTCGGAGAACCACCACGACCTCGCCTTGTTCAGCGTTGGCGAGCAAGCGGGACCGCCTTCGGGTGGCCGCACCGTCGGGCTATACCACATCGCATGGGAGGTCCCGACCCTCGCGGATCTGAAGGCGGCTGAGCGGCGTCTCGCCGAGGCCGGCGCGCTCATCGGTGCGAGTGACCATGGCGTGAACAAGAGTCTCTACTCGCGCGATCCTGACGGCAACGAGTTCGAGGTCATGTGGCTGGTCCCTCCCACTGAATGGGGCGATGAGGAGAACGAAGCGATCGTGCGACCGCTCGACCTCGACGGGGACGTGCGCCGCTTTGGCTCTCAGGAGGTGACCTGGCGACTCGAGGTCCTCGAGGGCTGA
- a CDS encoding EamA family transporter, producing the protein MVNRHRIGLVIAAAALWALLSIWVTEALAAGVGPREVGFWRAAVGAGCFALHALLNRSRLEVRQLPSGFVLGVIGVALFFVALPEAVSRAGIGIAWVLLYTAPGFVLVVAWLQGAPVRLRPVGLLAMVLLGVALIAGDTATIGSGTGLLWGLVSGAAYASHYVVGGSAAPGSPLSRYAFALGIGALMIVPFVDWAPKSPEAWFHLVSTGVVSTYLPFLALAYALRTVDPTTAAMLATLEPVFATTIAATAYGDVLGPVTLIGGVLILGAATLSATRPATAAASRPALHRTPPGHDSR; encoded by the coding sequence ATGGTCAACAGGCACCGCATCGGTCTCGTCATCGCAGCCGCGGCGCTGTGGGCACTCCTCAGCATCTGGGTGACCGAGGCCCTCGCAGCCGGGGTCGGGCCTCGCGAGGTGGGGTTCTGGCGGGCGGCGGTCGGCGCCGGGTGCTTCGCGCTCCACGCCCTCCTGAATCGGAGCCGGCTAGAGGTTCGCCAGCTCCCGTCCGGCTTCGTGCTCGGCGTCATCGGCGTCGCACTGTTCTTCGTCGCGCTCCCCGAAGCGGTGTCGCGAGCCGGAATCGGCATCGCGTGGGTGCTGCTCTACACCGCACCGGGCTTCGTCCTGGTCGTCGCATGGCTGCAAGGAGCCCCTGTCCGATTGCGACCCGTGGGCCTGCTCGCGATGGTGCTCCTCGGCGTCGCGCTCATCGCCGGGGACACCGCAACGATCGGATCCGGCACCGGTCTGCTCTGGGGGTTGGTCAGTGGAGCCGCCTACGCATCCCACTACGTGGTGGGGGGCTCGGCGGCTCCGGGCAGCCCCCTGAGCCGCTACGCGTTCGCCCTCGGGATCGGAGCGCTCATGATCGTTCCGTTCGTGGACTGGGCGCCCAAGTCTCCAGAGGCATGGTTCCACCTGGTGTCGACGGGTGTGGTCTCCACCTACCTGCCGTTCCTCGCCCTCGCCTACGCACTCCGAACAGTCGACCCCACCACGGCCGCCATGCTCGCAACGCTCGAGCCCGTGTTCGCCACGACGATCGCGGCAACTGCGTACGGGGACGTGCTCGGACCAGTCACCCTCATCGGGGGTGTCCTGATCCTGGGCGCGGCCACGCTCAGCGCGACCCGACCGGCGACCGCCGCCGCCTCACGTCCAGCGCTTCATCGAACTCCGCCCGGCCACGACTCGCGATAG
- a CDS encoding BMP family ABC transporter substrate-binding protein, whose product MVAGDRNDGGFYEGQADAVAGAGAAAGYEVIVVDNVNPGAAREAFENVARQGPDLIIAGGAELAEGFVPVAESPEYADSTFVMVTSAPAASEHYATVGANENEAHYVGGVAMGLLLERRQADTGCIVAGPELQFVNNMDISMRAGLEYVNPELDMLVTYTGDFEDTALAQEAITAQINQGCEVVYPYLGGALSAVVRTGNEAGISVASTSIDRCDDTSAEFDMAILYNPALYLEEVIAAFDAGEITEGEQWALFGVADGVGVGAILCDPSEEEQAVLDEVVAAIDSGEIAGWLG is encoded by the coding sequence ATGGTTGCTGGAGATCGCAATGACGGGGGATTTTACGAGGGCCAGGCCGATGCCGTTGCCGGTGCGGGCGCGGCCGCTGGCTATGAGGTGATCGTGGTAGACAACGTGAACCCCGGCGCAGCGCGCGAGGCATTCGAAAACGTCGCACGCCAGGGCCCCGACCTCATCATCGCCGGTGGCGCCGAGCTGGCGGAGGGCTTCGTACCGGTCGCCGAGTCGCCCGAGTACGCCGACAGCACCTTCGTGATGGTGACCTCCGCTCCAGCTGCGAGTGAGCACTACGCCACCGTGGGGGCGAACGAGAACGAAGCTCACTACGTCGGCGGGGTCGCCATGGGCCTGCTGCTCGAGCGAAGGCAAGCAGACACTGGCTGCATCGTTGCCGGACCAGAGCTCCAGTTTGTCAACAACATGGACATCTCGATGCGGGCGGGCTTGGAGTACGTGAACCCGGAGCTTGACATGTTGGTCACCTACACCGGCGACTTCGAGGACACCGCACTCGCGCAGGAGGCCATCACCGCCCAGATCAACCAGGGATGCGAGGTGGTCTATCCCTATCTGGGTGGAGCGCTCTCCGCGGTGGTTAGGACGGGCAACGAAGCAGGCATCAGCGTGGCTTCGACGTCGATCGACCGTTGTGATGACACGAGTGCCGAGTTCGACATGGCCATCTTGTACAACCCAGCGCTGTACCTCGAGGAGGTCATCGCCGCCTTCGACGCGGGAGAGATCACCGAGGGCGAGCAGTGGGCACTGTTCGGAGTGGCCGATGGCGTCGGCGTCGGAGCGATCCTTTGCGATCCGAGCGAGGAGGAGCAGGCAGTCCTCGACGAGGTCGTGGCCGCGATCGACTCCGGAGAGATTGCCGGGTGGCTCGGCTGA
- a CDS encoding xanthine dehydrogenase family protein subunit M, whose product MKPATFDYLAVTNLDEALEALASDEEARILAGGQSLVPLMNHRLSRPSLLVDLNGLSALDIVEVDEEWVRLGALCRHRRLERDPQVAEVSPLLAEAAGHIAHPQIRNRGTLGGSIAHGDPAAELPAALIALGASVRLRDGEGEREVAAIDFFEGFFSTAIEPGEVVVDVSVPRAQPGDGTAFAEVAPRRGDFATAGVGVVLRRDAEGRCTSARAGGCALSSVPVDLSAALEPMVGHGALSDDLLREMAARVAGSFDPIGDAHVSVEDRAELVQLLLLETIRTAWARSEGSRG is encoded by the coding sequence GTGAAACCGGCGACGTTCGACTACCTCGCGGTCACCAACCTCGATGAAGCGCTCGAGGCGCTCGCATCGGATGAGGAGGCTCGAATCCTCGCCGGAGGTCAGAGCCTCGTCCCATTGATGAACCACCGACTTTCTCGACCGTCACTGCTGGTCGACCTGAACGGGCTGTCGGCCCTCGACATTGTGGAGGTCGATGAGGAGTGGGTCCGGTTGGGTGCCCTGTGTCGGCATCGTCGTCTAGAGCGGGATCCCCAGGTAGCCGAGGTGTCCCCGTTGCTCGCCGAGGCGGCAGGCCACATCGCACATCCTCAGATCCGGAACCGCGGGACCCTCGGCGGCAGCATCGCTCATGGCGATCCGGCTGCCGAGCTTCCCGCCGCGCTCATCGCGCTGGGTGCCAGCGTGCGCCTGCGGGACGGCGAGGGCGAACGCGAGGTGGCAGCGATCGACTTCTTCGAAGGGTTCTTCTCGACTGCCATCGAACCGGGAGAGGTTGTGGTCGACGTCTCGGTTCCAAGAGCGCAGCCGGGTGATGGCACAGCGTTCGCTGAAGTCGCGCCCCGAAGGGGTGACTTCGCCACGGCGGGCGTCGGGGTCGTGCTGCGGCGCGACGCCGAGGGACGCTGCACCAGTGCCCGGGCTGGAGGTTGCGCCCTCTCGTCGGTCCCGGTCGACCTCTCCGCGGCGCTCGAGCCGATGGTTGGCCACGGCGCGCTCTCCGACGACCTCCTACGAGAGATGGCGGCGCGTGTGGCCGGAAGCTTCGATCCGATCGGGGACGCGCACGTGTCGGTCGAGGATCGGGCCGAGCTGGTCCAACTGCTGTTGCTCGAGACCATTCGAACCGCCTGGGCGCGGAGTGAGGGAAGCAGAGGATGA
- a CDS encoding FCD domain-containing protein yields MGLIEKRGNRSYVIEHLPSFRLDGDDRRKLRVRELFAVREILEPPIVRLAVQKASEDERQRIADIARQFQAGMPLEEFRHLDRQFHWALATACGNETLAELSGKVLDSLFASDEFHELLGSRDNDAAVADVIDTSVRAHHRIAEAIESADASRAVEEITAHLHDVEDQMVSRMS; encoded by the coding sequence TTGGGCCTGATCGAAAAGCGCGGCAACCGCTCCTATGTGATCGAGCATCTGCCCTCCTTCAGGCTCGACGGCGACGACCGCCGCAAGCTCCGGGTACGCGAACTGTTCGCGGTCAGGGAGATCCTCGAGCCGCCGATCGTGCGCCTCGCCGTGCAGAAGGCCAGCGAGGACGAACGCCAACGTATCGCTGACATCGCCCGACAGTTCCAGGCCGGAATGCCCCTCGAGGAGTTCCGCCACCTCGACCGTCAGTTCCATTGGGCTTTGGCCACAGCATGCGGCAATGAGACCCTCGCCGAGCTCTCGGGAAAGGTTCTCGACAGCCTCTTCGCCTCAGACGAGTTCCACGAGCTGCTCGGCTCTCGCGACAACGATGCGGCAGTTGCCGACGTCATCGACACCTCGGTGCGGGCGCATCACCGAATCGCCGAAGCAATAGAGAGCGCCGACGCGTCGAGGGCCGTGGAGGAGATCACCGCCCATCTCCACGACGTGGAGGACCAGATGGTCTCCCGCATGTCCTGA
- a CDS encoding aromatic ring-hydroxylating dioxygenase subunit alpha — protein sequence MSVFDDELLASFEESVQPVDEARLLPPDLYRSQEWYDFEKEAIFLKDWLCVGRSDQIPEPGDYRTLTLFGEPLIIARDKEGQVNVMSAVCQHRGMVVADDSGNCNRFTCPYHHWAYGLDGELLGTPAMDRAVGFDKADYPLPRLAVELWQGFIFVSFGPDPRPLAPSLTKIDAILENYGLENTKTLDGRTHADLPWNWKIMMENFNDPYHASRLHGPLQTFAPSHMNDFLEWDDEDNAIGRIQHFTEKDGSFNPMKRAMFPVFEGLTDEDRMRGSFVLIPPTLALAIVPDEVAYFIIDPTGPESITIHIGYCFEQAALDDPMFEFLFDAADRGVENFNIQDLYADEMTQKGLRSVFAPRGRYSWQEETLQQFNRWLVKRYRESWPGGVR from the coding sequence ATGAGCGTCTTCGACGATGAGCTCCTCGCCAGCTTCGAGGAATCGGTCCAGCCTGTGGACGAAGCTCGGTTGCTGCCCCCTGACCTGTACCGTTCGCAGGAGTGGTATGACTTCGAGAAGGAGGCAATCTTCCTCAAGGACTGGCTCTGTGTCGGACGGTCCGATCAGATCCCCGAGCCTGGCGACTACCGCACCCTGACGCTCTTCGGGGAGCCGCTGATCATCGCGAGGGACAAGGAGGGGCAGGTCAACGTGATGTCAGCGGTGTGTCAGCACCGTGGCATGGTGGTCGCCGATGACAGTGGCAACTGCAATCGGTTCACTTGTCCGTACCACCACTGGGCCTACGGTCTGGACGGTGAGCTGCTCGGAACGCCAGCGATGGATCGGGCCGTCGGGTTCGACAAGGCCGACTACCCGTTGCCACGCTTGGCTGTCGAGCTGTGGCAGGGCTTCATCTTCGTCTCCTTCGGCCCCGACCCGAGGCCTCTCGCACCGTCGTTGACGAAGATCGATGCGATCCTCGAGAACTACGGCTTGGAGAACACCAAGACCCTCGATGGGCGGACCCATGCCGATCTTCCGTGGAACTGGAAGATCATGATGGAGAACTTCAACGACCCCTACCATGCCAGTCGACTGCACGGACCACTGCAGACGTTCGCTCCCAGCCACATGAACGACTTCCTCGAATGGGACGACGAGGACAACGCGATCGGTCGGATCCAGCACTTCACCGAGAAGGACGGGTCCTTCAACCCGATGAAGCGAGCAATGTTCCCGGTGTTCGAGGGATTGACCGACGAGGACCGCATGCGGGGGTCGTTCGTCCTGATCCCACCCACCTTGGCGCTGGCGATCGTTCCTGACGAGGTCGCCTACTTCATCATCGACCCGACGGGGCCGGAGTCGATCACGATCCACATCGGCTACTGCTTCGAGCAGGCTGCGCTCGACGACCCGATGTTCGAGTTCCTCTTCGATGCCGCCGATCGGGGCGTGGAGAACTTCAACATCCAGGATCTCTACGCCGATGAGATGACCCAGAAGGGACTGCGCTCGGTCTTTGCTCCGAGGGGTCGGTACTCCTGGCAGGAGGAGACGCTGCAGCAGTTCAACCGCTGGCTGGTGAAGCGCTATCGCGAGTCGTGGCCGGGCGGAGTTCGATGA
- a CDS encoding xanthine dehydrogenase family protein molybdopterin-binding subunit, giving the protein MSEAVAGAAEPMIGQRVPRVEDVRFLTGRGTYLADLDVPGLKHLAILRSPHAHALITSIDIAPALESPGVVAAFTGAELARVSQPFSHLLPLPTIKPLEWYVLAIEKVRFVGEPVAVVVAESRYQAEDALELIEVDYEVLPAVTDPIAATAADAPQLYDAWGSNEFLTLEFDTGDLDDAFASADGVLTERFTQHRVIGLPMEGHGACGSFDPGTGDLLLHASSQQPHNLRTVVSDVTGLSEARIRVVAPDMGGGFGNKQHFMREESLVALVAMLVPHPVMWVQDRSESLAASVHSRDQVHEVELAYRDDGRVLGLRAKIVADVGSPELYFTGAAPAMVTTSLMTGTYDIQRYAYHLHCVATNKCPLGTYRGFGQPQAQFSIERMMDLLAERLGKDPAEVRQLNMIPDAPRPYSSATGAAYDVGSFSAQLEQVLEEVGYWSIRERQEAARAEGRHLGIGLGSMVEATAPNLHVVAGRYGGFEMALVTVQPDGQVTIAVGTKCQGQGHATMLAQVASDGLGVPLAHVRVEEGDTAMLPYGMGTWGSRSAVMGGGAVLRATERLRDKMLRIAAAMLEVPVEAVALDDGMFRTGEAELPFAAVAGAAYLHTFLVPKGEDMGLSVLEAYDPGNTSAFPDEQGRMNVAATYATAAAAVVVEVDVNTGHVSVEDAVIVHDCGRVINPMIVDGQIQGAFAQAVGAVLLEEVLYDELGQPLTTSLLDYKIPAFDSVPESGPSIGRPPLHCPEGSVVPVRPGSSSGPPRWPTLSMTR; this is encoded by the coding sequence GTGAGCGAAGCAGTTGCCGGAGCCGCCGAGCCGATGATCGGTCAGCGCGTCCCCCGGGTGGAGGACGTCCGCTTTCTGACTGGCCGCGGAACCTATCTCGCTGATCTCGATGTGCCCGGGTTGAAGCATCTCGCGATCCTGCGGAGTCCACACGCTCACGCTCTCATCACGAGCATCGACATCGCTCCAGCGCTCGAGTCCCCCGGGGTGGTCGCAGCCTTCACCGGGGCAGAGCTTGCTCGGGTGAGCCAACCGTTCTCCCATCTCCTGCCGCTACCGACGATCAAGCCGTTGGAGTGGTACGTGCTGGCGATCGAGAAGGTGCGCTTCGTCGGTGAGCCCGTCGCCGTGGTGGTGGCCGAGAGCCGATATCAGGCCGAGGACGCGCTCGAGCTCATCGAGGTCGACTACGAGGTGCTGCCCGCAGTGACCGACCCGATCGCCGCGACTGCGGCGGATGCGCCGCAACTGTACGACGCTTGGGGCTCCAACGAGTTCCTCACCCTCGAGTTCGACACCGGTGATCTCGATGACGCGTTCGCGTCTGCCGATGGCGTGTTGACCGAGCGCTTCACCCAGCATCGGGTCATCGGGCTTCCGATGGAGGGCCATGGAGCCTGCGGCTCATTCGACCCGGGCACCGGCGACCTGCTGCTCCATGCATCGTCTCAGCAGCCGCACAATCTCCGAACCGTGGTGTCCGACGTCACCGGGCTGAGCGAAGCGAGAATCCGGGTGGTCGCCCCGGACATGGGTGGCGGGTTTGGGAACAAGCAGCACTTCATGCGAGAGGAGTCACTGGTCGCCCTGGTCGCGATGTTGGTGCCTCATCCGGTCATGTGGGTGCAGGACCGGTCGGAGAGCCTGGCGGCGAGTGTCCACTCCCGGGACCAGGTGCACGAGGTCGAGCTGGCCTATCGGGACGACGGAAGGGTGCTGGGCCTCAGGGCGAAGATCGTCGCAGACGTGGGAAGTCCCGAGCTGTACTTCACCGGCGCGGCGCCGGCGATGGTGACGACGAGCCTCATGACCGGCACCTACGACATTCAGCGCTACGCCTATCATCTCCACTGTGTGGCCACGAACAAGTGCCCACTCGGCACGTACCGAGGGTTCGGGCAGCCGCAGGCACAGTTCTCGATCGAGCGGATGATGGATCTGCTCGCGGAGCGCCTCGGAAAGGACCCTGCGGAGGTTCGGCAGCTCAACATGATCCCCGACGCTCCCCGACCCTACTCGTCGGCGACCGGCGCCGCCTATGACGTGGGCAGCTTCTCCGCTCAGTTGGAGCAGGTACTCGAGGAGGTCGGCTACTGGAGCATTCGGGAGCGCCAGGAGGCTGCGCGGGCTGAGGGTCGTCACCTCGGCATCGGCCTCGGATCGATGGTCGAGGCCACCGCGCCCAACCTGCACGTCGTTGCGGGTCGCTACGGGGGCTTCGAGATGGCGCTGGTGACGGTCCAGCCCGATGGTCAGGTGACGATCGCGGTGGGGACCAAGTGCCAAGGCCAAGGGCACGCCACGATGCTCGCTCAGGTCGCATCCGACGGACTAGGAGTGCCGCTGGCCCACGTCCGCGTCGAGGAAGGCGATACAGCAATGCTGCCCTATGGCATGGGCACGTGGGGAAGTCGTTCTGCGGTCATGGGTGGTGGGGCCGTGCTTCGGGCCACTGAGCGCTTGCGAGACAAGATGCTGAGGATTGCCGCTGCGATGCTGGAGGTTCCGGTCGAGGCGGTGGCCCTCGATGACGGCATGTTCCGCACCGGGGAAGCCGAGCTGCCGTTCGCTGCGGTGGCGGGTGCTGCCTACCTGCACACCTTCCTGGTCCCCAAGGGAGAGGACATGGGACTCAGCGTGCTGGAGGCCTACGATCCGGGCAACACGAGCGCCTTTCCCGACGAGCAGGGGCGCATGAACGTCGCCGCGACCTATGCCACTGCGGCCGCGGCCGTCGTGGTCGAGGTAGACGTCAACACGGGGCACGTCTCGGTCGAGGACGCAGTTATCGTCCACGACTGTGGACGGGTGATCAACCCCATGATTGTCGATGGTCAGATCCAGGGCGCGTTCGCCCAGGCCGTTGGCGCCGTGCTGCTCGAGGAGGTCCTCTATGACGAGTTGGGTCAGCCCCTCACCACCTCGCTGCTCGACTACAAGATCCCGGCGTTCGACTCGGTCCCCGAGTCCGGACCGTCCATCGGGAGACCCCCGCTGCACTGTCCGGAGGGTTCCGTGGTGCCGGTGAGGCCGGGATCATCGTCGGGCCCACCGCGCTGGCCAACGCTATCCATGACGCGCTGA
- a CDS encoding (2Fe-2S)-binding protein — MTEIETVVNGQPYEGEVEPRLLLLDLLRDRLRLTGTHAACEEGSCGSCAVLVDGTAVRSCLMFAVQAGGCEIVTVEGVGQPQALHPVQESLRANHGLQCGFCTSGIVIAAVELLGDNPAPTPEDVRTALAGNLCRCTGYESIVDAVCEAAGRSSDRDHNSEGGDRR; from the coding sequence ATGACCGAGATCGAGACCGTGGTCAACGGGCAGCCGTACGAGGGCGAGGTCGAGCCTCGTCTGTTGCTCCTCGACCTGCTGAGGGACCGGTTGCGGTTGACCGGCACCCATGCGGCCTGCGAGGAGGGGTCGTGCGGCTCGTGCGCGGTCCTGGTGGATGGCACCGCCGTCCGATCGTGCCTCATGTTCGCGGTGCAGGCCGGTGGGTGCGAGATCGTGACCGTCGAAGGAGTCGGACAGCCCCAGGCGCTGCACCCGGTCCAGGAGTCGCTGCGGGCCAATCACGGGCTCCAGTGCGGGTTCTGCACGTCGGGGATCGTCATCGCTGCGGTCGAGTTGTTGGGTGATAATCCCGCCCCCACACCGGAGGATGTCCGAACGGCCTTGGCGGGCAATCTCTGTCGTTGCACCGGTTACGAGTCGATCGTCGACGCTGTTTGTGAGGCCGCGGGCAGATCTTCGGACCGAGACCACAATAGCGAAGGAGGCGACCGCAGGTGA